Within Sorangiineae bacterium MSr11367, the genomic segment CTTACCCGTTCGAAGCGGCAGGGTCGCCAGGGATCTGGCGGTCCTGACTTTCTGGACCACACATCGCTCCGGTCCCGCCGGTCTTGTCCCGCTGCCGCGGTTCCAGCACCAGGTCATTAAGAACCCGCCACGTTGAATCGACGGTTACCTCGGAGGGAAGTCGCGGCTGGTCGCTCCCTTTTTTAGGCTCAGCAGATACGTGCAGCTCTTAGAGGCCGTGCCAGCCCAGGACGCCTCGGCGGGCGAAGACGGCGACCGCCCGCCCGAGGACCGTGCTGGCGGAGACGAAGCCGAAATCGCGTCCGTCGTGGCTGTTGCCGCGGTTGTCGCCCATGACCAGGATCTCGCCGGGCGGAACCACGGTCTCGGGCAACTCGCTCCCCCCGAGGGATCCCAGGGCGTGGACGCGGCCGTCCAGCCATTCCTCGAGCTCTCCGTCGTCCTTGTTGTGCGTCGGTTGGGGGGCGCCGTTGATGCTGACCTCTCCGTCATGCACCGCCACGCGGTCACCGCCGATGGCCACGACCCGCTTGAGCAGCACGGTGCCGTTCTCGGGCGAGTCGAGCACCACCACGTCGCCTCGAGCTGGCGCGTGGAAGTTGACCATTTGCACGTGGGTGAGCGGCATGCGCAGGCCGTACGCCATCTTCGAGACGAGGATGTGATCGCCGGTGTGGATGGTGGGCTCCATCGAGCCACTTGGCACGTGGTAGTGGTCCGCGAACGACGACCGGGTCACGAAGACCAGGCCCGCCGCGGCCAGCACCGAGACACCGTCGCGCAGAAACCGGAAAGGCCGATGCCAAAGGCTCATGACCCGGGAGACCTCTGGCCCGATCGGTTTATTCCCGTCAGACGCGCCATTCAAGGGTCTGTCCCAGTCTGGTGAGCACGAGGCGGTCGAACGGCGGCAGCGGGACAATCCCGGCGAGGCCGGCGCCTTCGTCCGCCACACGCGCGAGGATCGCCGGAGGTTATGGCGGTCGTTGCTTGCTGGACCACACATCGCCCCGGTCCCGCCGGCCTCGTCCCGCTGCCGCCGTCCTCATACGGCGGACATGCGGTAACCGCTACGTACCGTCGATAGCGGGTTTAGGCCGTAGGGGCAACGCTGGATCGTGGATCATCCAACCCGGATCACGTGGATCCCACATCGTCGGTCCGGACAAGCGACAGCGGGCCTCGAAAGGGCCGCGAGGCGTCGCGAAACGCGCGAGGGATCGCGAGATTTTCTCGCATTTTTCCGTGTGGGAACGTTCCCATATCATGGCCTTGAGCTTGCTCTACGTGGTGGGAAGAAGCTCGACACACACCGCCACTCAATCACCGCCTCGTTTCGAGGAAGGAGCACGGATGAAGGCTTTCAAATGTTCGTCGTTGGCCGTGGTCGCACTGGCCGTGGGGGCCGTTCTCGCAGGTTGCAGCAGCGACGTGCGGGACGAGTCGACCGTTGGGGATGGCTTCAACGGCATGGAGGAAGAGCTCCTCGCCGGCGAGCTTGCGAGCCCCGTTGCCGAGGAGGACATCGCCGATCCGAGTCTCGCCGACGATGGGAGCGACGTCGTCGACACGCAATCCGACGACGCCGACGACCTTTCCGTCATGGCGGCGCAAACCGCGAATGGCGCCATCAATTGGTACAAGGCGCGGACGGGCAGCAAAGCGTACGAAGGCTATTGCGAAAAGGCCGCCCGTCTCGCGTGGGCCCGCAAGACGCGCCACCCCTCGGCCATCGACCATTGGCGCTCGGGCGACGGCGCCAAGCACTCCGGGAAGGCGCCAAAGGGTGCATTCGTCTTCTGGAACACCAGCCAATACGGGCATGTCGCAGTTGCCGACGGCGCCGGCGGCGCCTGGTCCACGAGCGTGGGCAAGAAGATTGGGCACGTCAAGTCGGTGGGCTATTTCCGTAATTACCTCGGCTGGAAATACGGCAACAGCAATTGATCGCGGGGGCCGCGGCGCGGTAGCGTGGCGGCCCGCAAATGCGCCGCCGCGTACCTTTTTTTCTCGCCGCATGCGTTTACACATCGACGCTGACTGCGCCCGCGTTTGGGCAGATTGGCGGGCAGCAGGTCGGCGGGGTGCCTGGCCCGGATGCCGTGTACCTCAATGACGGCAATGTGATTCGTGGAACCGTGACGGAGGTCGTGGTTGGCG encodes:
- the lepB gene encoding signal peptidase I, with the protein product MSLWHRPFRFLRDGVSVLAAAGLVFVTRSSFADHYHVPSGSMEPTIHTGDHILVSKMAYGLRMPLTHVQMVNFHAPARGDVVVLDSPENGTVLLKRVVAIGGDRVAVHDGEVSINGAPQPTHNKDDGELEEWLDGRVHALGSLGGSELPETVVPPGEILVMGDNRGNSHDGRDFGFVSASTVLGRAVAVFARRGVLGWHGL